One Turneriella parva DSM 21527 genomic region harbors:
- a CDS encoding type II toxin-antitoxin system RelE/ParE family toxin — protein MQIIVKPDAEIDIRQANAWYRGINPEIAQRYLLELDAAITFLLKFPLASPICLNTCRQYVMKRFPYLIIYECTDDIIFIHAVFHANRDRTAIVERISQ, from the coding sequence GTGCAGATTATCGTCAAGCCGGATGCCGAGATCGACATTCGCCAAGCAAATGCATGGTATCGAGGCATTAACCCCGAGATTGCCCAACGCTATCTTCTGGAGTTAGACGCCGCTATTACGTTCTTGCTAAAGTTTCCGCTGGCTTCTCCAATATGCCTGAACACCTGTCGCCAATACGTTATGAAACGTTTCCCGTACCTGATCATCTACGAATGCACAGATGACATTATTTTTATTCACGCTGTATTTCACGCCAACCGTGATAGAACAGCTATTGTGGAACGTATTTCCCAATAA
- a CDS encoding SRPBCC family protein: MAETTLTNEILIAAPPEKVFDYVSRPDLWHEWHPASKSAVLPRVPLQRGDAFGEIITVTYPFIKISRKTEYRVTLSERAKVWEVQGSSSLFSLTIHYDFFSEGATTRFRRTLTYRVQGLLGWFEPVVVRPKMRRQSAFALSNLKRKLEAG; encoded by the coding sequence ATGGCTGAAACAACTCTGACAAACGAAATTCTCATCGCCGCGCCACCCGAAAAAGTCTTCGACTACGTGAGCCGCCCCGACCTTTGGCATGAATGGCATCCCGCATCGAAGTCCGCGGTCTTGCCGCGGGTACCTTTGCAAAGAGGCGATGCCTTCGGTGAAATTATCACGGTCACCTATCCTTTTATCAAGATCAGCCGCAAGACCGAGTACCGCGTGACGCTGAGCGAGCGTGCCAAAGTGTGGGAGGTTCAGGGAAGCTCCTCACTTTTTAGCCTCACGATTCACTATGACTTCTTCAGCGAGGGTGCAACGACCCGGTTTCGGCGCACGCTTACCTATCGCGTTCAAGGGCTTTTGGGGTGGTTTGAGCCGGTTGTCGTGCGGCCGAAGATGCGGCGGCAGTCGGCGTTCGCGCTCTCGAATCTCAAGCGCAAACTCGAAGCCGGCTGA
- a CDS encoding addiction module protein: MSGQTAELLKKISETEQLELAFDIWEKYAEQRIAAELTGNQKAELERRLKAHHENPMLGRSWEDLKQDLGQ; the protein is encoded by the coding sequence ATGAGCGGTCAGACTGCGGAGCTGCTGAAGAAGATTTCGGAAACCGAACAACTAGAGTTGGCTTTCGATATATGGGAAAAATACGCGGAGCAGCGTATCGCTGCAGAGCTCACGGGCAACCAAAAAGCCGAACTGGAACGCCGCCTGAAAGCACACCACGAAAACCCAATGCTCGGACGCTCATGGGAAGATCTTAAACAAGACCTCGGACAATAG
- a CDS encoding 3'-5' exonuclease, translating into MRIRFFPESVDGMQAERRTAAALKSELWVTMGVNWKFHRHYIFLDLEATCARDSGIARAERETIEIGAVAIDAASNMTVATFQEYIRPVHHPSLTAFCTELTGITQATVDAAAFFPHVFARFSAWVAAIEDCFLFSWGHFDKKQLVLDCRRHQIEYTLPAGFHDFKGLFFKKQKLLQRAGLEATLVQLGLRFEGRPHGALADARNTARLWRYIRPESGEKLLSNKLTL; encoded by the coding sequence TTGCGGATCAGATTTTTTCCCGAATCGGTAGACGGCATGCAGGCAGAACGCAGAACCGCGGCGGCGCTGAAAAGCGAATTGTGGGTAACCATGGGCGTAAATTGGAAGTTTCACCGGCACTATATTTTTCTTGATCTTGAAGCGACCTGCGCGCGTGACAGCGGCATCGCCCGCGCCGAGCGCGAGACGATTGAAATTGGTGCGGTTGCCATCGATGCCGCGTCGAACATGACCGTTGCCACATTTCAAGAATACATCCGCCCTGTTCATCACCCCAGCCTCACCGCGTTTTGCACAGAACTGACGGGCATCACGCAGGCGACCGTCGATGCGGCGGCTTTCTTTCCGCATGTATTCGCGCGTTTTTCAGCCTGGGTTGCCGCTATCGAAGACTGTTTCTTGTTTTCATGGGGCCACTTTGATAAAAAACAACTCGTGCTCGACTGCCGCCGCCACCAGATCGAGTACACGCTGCCCGCCGGCTTTCACGACTTCAAGGGCCTCTTCTTCAAAAAGCAGAAATTGTTACAGCGCGCCGGGCTCGAGGCAACCCTGGTGCAGCTGGGGCTGCGCTTCGAGGGCCGCCCGCACGGGGCGCTCGCCGATGCGCGCAATACCGCAAGGCTGTGGCGCTATATCAGGCCCGAAAGTGGTGAAAAACTTCTCTCAAATAAATTGACGCTCTGA